The genomic stretch TTGGGTCTAGCTTACCTGGATCTCGAGCATTTTCAGCATCGGGATCTAACGGTACTGCGTCGCGACCTTATTCCTTGTCTGGTTCGATGTGTGCTACGTCAAAGACACCGGAAAATCAGGGTTTTGGCTTTCAGAGGCGAGCTCCTGGGCAGTTTTCGGGAGCTAGTCTGGCACCCCGACCGCAACAGGATCCAATCGAACAACCAGCTCAATCAAAAGTACCTGAGAAGCCATCGTTCAGTGATCTCATATCGGAGCGTAGGAGCGTCGACGTTTCCCACCAAGCTAGGGTATCGACAGAAGAGGACGAAGGGTCACTGTTCATTCCGGAACAGTCGACTGTGGATCGTGGGGATGATGTGGAAGTAATTGGTGAAGATGTACTCATGTTTGAGGCTCCACGAAGTAAGTTGTGAACTCTGAGTGTTTTTTTTTTGATCTGAAGCTAACGACTCTATAGCTCCGAGCACACCAAAGCCACAGCAGCATATCCCTAACATGATTCCATCGCCATGCCCCACCGGGCCATCAACACCCGTCACGCCCTCAACACCTAACTTCAGAAAGCCCATAGTTCCTGCTAGCGCCACCAAGGACGCCATATCAGCTTTCAAAAATGTGCGTGCGGGCTCCCAAGTTTCAGCCTCCAGTATGCCAGCACAAAACCTTACGCGAAGCCATCGCAACGCATCAGTCGTGTCTGGACTCTCATCATCTTCACGTACAGCGACGATCAGAAAACGCAACAGAAAGGTTGTTAACCTAAGCAGTGACGAAGACGAAAGCGACTACGCGCCTGAACCCTCCGACGACGAAGAGGAGAATCTAGAGTTACCTTTGGGAGTAGGACAAGAGCCAAAAGCCGATAAAACCAAAATGAGAAAAGTACAACCAGGGCCGGTTTCGAAGAAAGCAAAGACGGACATCAAGACAGGCAAGAACCCCTTTGGTTTCGATATCTTGGCCCAATCTATGTCAAATGTCAAAAACAGTCAACTCGTTCCATCGACACTAAAGAAGCTACCGAAACCTTCACCTCAAACTACCCTACCACCCAGCACTAAAAAGCCCATCTCAGCAAACATGAAGCCCAAAAAATCTCCCCGCCTCCCCGCCCACCGCTCATCAAAGCTCGCTGCCGCATCGAAAATATCCCAGCAACTCGCCGTCAATGCAGACTCCCTCGCCGCTCAAGAGGCACCAGAAAGCGGTGCGGTCGAAAACGTGAGAGACGGACTGAGAAGTATGAGTCTGACGCCTGTTTTGAGCGATAAATCGACGGAGGATGTTGAAGCATTGGCTGGGTCGAGGCTTACAGGTACTGGGGGCAGGGGTAAAGCGTTGAGGTCGCGTCCAGAGTGGATGGCTTGGACAAAGAGGAGGCAGACGGGAGATAGGTATTTGGCTAGCATTGGTGAGGGTGGGAATGTGGATGAGGACAACGACGAGGATGTGGATGGAGAGGCAGAGAGTAACGAGATTATGGATGATGCGCTATGGAAGGCGCGGACATTGAGGGAAGAGTAAGGGCGACTGGACGTGTGCGAGGTTTGGAGTTATGCACGATATGCTAACTTTTTTCAGGCAAGAGGGGGTTACGTGCGTAACGTCAAGGCAGTTTGTGTATGAGATGGCGCTGTCGTTTGTCGTTGTCGTCTCCCAAGGCATTCGCGACTGGGAACACTATGATCCTATTGGATTATCGTTGCGACATAGCGATGACTGCGAGACTCTCAACGTAATCGTCAAGAGTCCACTGGGTTTGTCAAATTTCTAAAAATCGCGATTGGCTCACGATGCGACAGGGACGAGAGTCGCTTCCGGAGTTAACTTAGTGCCGATAAGACTGGTGATCGTATGCTATGATGTTGATGGTACCGTGACTTGTATATGCAGAAAGATTGCTTTTTCTGTATGAGATTTTGGTGACAAGATCTCCGAGAGGAGGGCGAAAAGGCTGATGATCATCTCGATTATTAGTCATGAGCTTGACAGTTCTGTGAACTAAGATTTTTCGCAATGGAGATTTGCATTTTTCTATATAAGTCCCATGTAACCATGTCTTCCTCATCATCCGCACTGATAAGTACCCTATCATCTCCAAATATTCGCCCCCTCCATTGCACCGATGCCCATCCCCGCCGCGACTAACATGCTTTGATCTTGTCCTTCTATTTTGCTACTGGAATTCGAATCAAACCTTCATCTCATAAACAGAGTTCTTCCATCCGCCACCACACTTTTGCTTGTTGTTACCAGAGCAAGCATTACCACACAGAGAGTCGTCCAATAATTCCGGCTCGTACTTGAAAGAGTTGCCACAGTGGCACTCTTTGCCATCCTGAACACCAAAGTATCTGTATCCTTGGCAGGCAAAGGCGCATTTCATGATTGTCATTTGATTGTTTGTATCCATCTTATCAGCCAATACCCGGTTCCTGGCGTCGGAGTAGCAACCAAGATACGTGACGGCTGCCTTGTTCTGGCATTCACTCAACGCTGCCGTTGAG from Pyrenophora tritici-repentis strain M4 chromosome 1, whole genome shotgun sequence encodes the following:
- a CDS encoding Nucleo-P87 domain containing protein, with amino-acid sequence MSAFTLEAAPARQVNSSANTPREQSVQGQVGGKTTFGAPATSSAFNGSLGNSMFGSSLPGSRAFSASGSNGTASRPYSLSGSMCATSKTPENQGFGFQRRAPGQFSGASLAPRPQQDPIEQPAQSKVPEKPSFSDLISERRSVDVSHQARVSTEEDEGSLFIPEQSTVDRGDDVEVIGEDVLMFEAPRTPSTPKPQQHIPNMIPSPCPTGPSTPVTPSTPNFRKPIVPASATKDAISAFKNVRAGSQVSASSMPAQNLTRSHRNASVVSGLSSSSRTATIRKRNRKVVNLSSDEDESDYAPEPSDDEEENLELPLGVGQEPKADKTKMRKVQPGPVSKKAKTDIKTGKNPFGFDILAQSMSNVKNSQLVPSTLKKLPKPSPQTTLPPSTKKPISANMKPKKSPRLPAHRSSKLAAASKISQQLAVNADSLAAQEAPESGAVENVRDGLRSMSLTPVLSDKSTEDVEALAGSRLTGTGGRGKALRSRPEWMAWTKRRQTGDRQEGVTCVTSRQFVYEMALSFVVVVSQGIRDWEHYDPIGLSLRHSDDCETLNVIVKSPLGLSNF